A genomic region of Leptolyngbya sp. NIES-2104 contains the following coding sequences:
- a CDS encoding DUF4359 domain-containing protein, with amino-acid sequence MKTSQILLGVVGLAVLGIAGLMAATNPDEAAFGEFALEQVKTQGCKEAPQIIRQQCPQFVQENQAQVKKLIAQSTERQNYGLFSLYRTNLSTRSIIPDLPVFLDVPAFQLETVGMMGRFYIYQAEKVQR; translated from the coding sequence ATGAAAACATCTCAAATTCTCCTCGGTGTAGTGGGGCTAGCTGTGCTGGGAATTGCTGGACTGATGGCAGCGACGAATCCAGATGAAGCAGCATTCGGAGAGTTCGCCTTGGAGCAGGTGAAAACTCAGGGGTGTAAAGAAGCGCCTCAAATTATTCGGCAGCAGTGCCCCCAGTTTGTGCAGGAGAATCAGGCACAGGTGAAAAAATTAATCGCTCAAAGCACAGAGCGGCAGAATTATGGATTGTTTAGTTTATATCGCACGAATTTATCGACGCGATCGATTATTCCAGATTTGCCCGTATTTCTCGATGTGCCTGCGTTCCAGCTAGAGACGGTCGGAATGATGGGCAGGTTTTATATCTATCAAGCTGAGAAAGTGCAGCGTTAG
- a CDS encoding transketolase gives MTALTPNPTATQPAFTAGIQYFSDTLPGFETYGKTPAIAPGQTAISDPSDQDAGYQTMLAADALRYLILQMTASKASGHPGGFASQAEAYAAFVMLGHKNIITEVGHHAPGFYSAMFLDRSLEDMGIETVQQLRDRFREKHGLLGHLSGFIPGILAPAGPLGQGQHFAMSAALLHRDKLFPFTVGDGGLGEPYIMSAMAHFNTAFPGVTNFLPILVWNGYSQEHHSMVSLKTNEQMIDYWKGNGFENVILVDAKDFDDRNQPSDYVDSTIFSLEQRINFTNSVLVGASEAARSALGGQLTVFIIKQLKGAGVHAKGSKSHNLYAQHTLDNEDIVTALKTRALTPEAWALVRSNCEQAGGGPASKTVVTEFTRELPDLGQLPLEEYAVGGDAKVSTTAMGRLVGHVGQHDRAFLVTNADGNEASGIANINQALKIIHPTEDSLYNQAPNGQVYEPLSEDACAGLAAGLALMGSRSLWCSYESFAINGVPIWQTVTQAMAELRRPTPSTITLFTAGALEQGRNGWTHQRPEIEAYFAAMMRNGNVFPLFPTDANGIQACYEWALTTKNKGVVITASKTPLPIRTTFEQTRQGIEQGAIVLHESTGSKSIVFAVVGDMILNPVFAAASTLESQGYGVRIVSIVNPRRLYRASDVAWEICSEPDGGFLDDATFETFFGGDALIGVTGGASGMLEPIMLRSAAKRDTFTWKRGETTATSGELMAVNGITAEGLAKRAIDLAK, from the coding sequence ATGACCGCACTCACTCCAAACCCCACGGCTACCCAACCCGCCTTTACCGCAGGCATTCAGTACTTTAGCGACACATTGCCAGGGTTTGAGACGTATGGCAAAACGCCTGCGATCGCACCTGGACAAACCGCCATTTCTGATCCGAGCGATCAGGATGCAGGCTATCAAACGATGTTAGCCGCAGATGCGTTACGCTACTTGATTCTGCAAATGACCGCTTCTAAAGCGTCTGGACATCCGGGCGGATTTGCAAGTCAGGCAGAAGCGTATGCGGCGTTTGTGATGCTCGGTCACAAAAATATCATTACCGAAGTCGGACACCATGCACCCGGTTTTTATAGTGCAATGTTTCTCGATCGCTCACTCGAAGACATGGGGATCGAAACCGTTCAGCAATTGCGCGATCGCTTCCGGGAAAAACATGGCTTGCTCGGTCACTTATCTGGTTTCATTCCGGGAATTCTCGCGCCAGCAGGTCCGCTCGGTCAGGGTCAACATTTCGCCATGTCAGCGGCACTCTTACATCGCGATAAACTCTTTCCCTTTACCGTGGGCGATGGTGGCTTAGGCGAACCGTACATCATGAGTGCGATGGCACACTTCAACACGGCGTTTCCGGGTGTGACCAACTTTTTGCCGATTCTAGTGTGGAATGGCTATTCGCAAGAGCATCACAGTATGGTGTCGCTCAAGACGAATGAGCAGATGATTGACTACTGGAAAGGGAACGGATTTGAGAATGTGATTCTGGTCGATGCGAAAGATTTTGACGATCGTAATCAGCCGAGTGATTACGTAGACAGCACGATTTTCTCGCTGGAACAGCGGATTAATTTCACCAATTCGGTGCTGGTGGGTGCGAGTGAAGCGGCGCGATCGGCTTTAGGTGGTCAGTTAACGGTGTTCATCATCAAACAGCTAAAAGGTGCGGGCGTTCATGCGAAAGGCTCGAAATCGCACAATCTTTATGCTCAACATACGTTAGACAACGAAGACATTGTGACCGCACTCAAAACGCGGGCGTTGACTCCTGAAGCTTGGGCACTTGTCCGATCGAACTGTGAACAAGCTGGAGGCGGACCCGCGAGTAAAACGGTTGTCACTGAATTCACACGAGAGCTTCCTGATTTAGGACAGTTGCCGCTGGAAGAATATGCAGTGGGCGGTGATGCGAAAGTTTCGACGACCGCAATGGGTCGATTGGTTGGACATGTGGGACAGCACGATCGAGCGTTCCTCGTCACCAATGCAGACGGAAATGAAGCGTCTGGAATTGCCAATATTAACCAGGCGTTGAAGATTATTCACCCGACTGAAGATTCACTTTATAACCAAGCTCCAAACGGTCAAGTGTATGAGCCATTAAGTGAAGATGCCTGTGCAGGATTAGCGGCAGGATTGGCACTGATGGGAAGTCGATCGCTGTGGTGTTCCTACGAATCTTTCGCGATCAACGGTGTACCAATCTGGCAAACGGTGACGCAAGCGATGGCAGAATTACGCCGCCCGACTCCTTCGACGATTACCTTATTTACCGCAGGTGCATTAGAGCAGGGTCGGAACGGTTGGACACACCAACGCCCTGAAATTGAAGCATATTTTGCCGCAATGATGCGAAACGGGAATGTTTTTCCATTGTTTCCAACCGATGCGAATGGGATTCAAGCCTGCTATGAATGGGCATTGACCACGAAAAACAAAGGCGTGGTGATTACTGCGAGTAAGACACCGTTGCCGATTCGGACAACCTTTGAGCAGACTAGACAAGGCATCGAACAAGGCGCGATCGTCCTGCATGAATCGACCGGATCGAAGTCGATCGTGTTTGCGGTTGTGGGCGATATGATTTTGAATCCTGTGTTTGCTGCGGCTTCGACGTTGGAATCTCAAGGGTACGGAGTGCGAATCGTGTCGATCGTTAATCCGCGACGGTTGTATCGTGCTTCAGACGTGGCTTGGGAGATTTGCTCAGAGCCAGATGGCGGATTCTTGGATGATGCAACGTTTGAAACCTTTTTTGGTGGGGATGCGCTGATTGGGGTGACAGGTGGCGCAAGTGGAATGTTAGAGCCGATCATGCTGCGGAGTGCGGCGAAACGGGACACCTTCACCTGGAAGCGGGGCGAGACGACAGCAACTTCAGGTGAATTGATGGCGGTGAATGGCATTACCGCAGAAGGATTGGCGAAACGGGCGATCGATTTGGCGAAATAG
- a CDS encoding peptidase E: MMNDRVKQIVAMGGGGFSMEPENPLLDRYILNLTQSETPKVLFLPTASGDRDRYIVRFYSAFLKFPCIPSHLSLFNAPLADLRSLIFAQDILYVGGGSTKNLIALWKAWELDQILREAWERGIVLCGLSAGSLCWFESGVSDYLNNGEMAVLQCLGFLPGSHCPHYDGEATRRPAYHQFVEQSRLPAGYAADDGVGLHFIGDQLSAIVSSRPDAKAYRVKKIGDSVHETPLQPRYLGDSSIQK; the protein is encoded by the coding sequence ATGATGAACGATCGCGTCAAACAAATTGTAGCGATGGGCGGCGGTGGCTTCTCAATGGAGCCAGAGAATCCACTGCTCGATCGCTATATTCTTAATTTGACTCAGTCTGAGACTCCGAAAGTTCTCTTTCTGCCAACTGCAAGCGGCGATAGAGATCGTTATATCGTTCGCTTCTACAGTGCGTTTCTCAAATTTCCTTGTATCCCTTCACATCTATCGCTCTTCAATGCGCCGCTTGCGGACTTGCGATCGCTGATTTTTGCTCAGGATATTCTCTATGTCGGAGGTGGAAGTACAAAGAATCTGATCGCGTTATGGAAGGCTTGGGAATTAGATCAAATTCTGCGGGAAGCTTGGGAGCGTGGAATTGTTCTTTGTGGATTGAGCGCTGGATCACTCTGCTGGTTTGAATCAGGAGTGAGTGATTACCTTAATAACGGCGAAATGGCAGTGTTGCAATGTCTCGGATTTCTACCGGGGAGCCACTGTCCGCACTACGATGGCGAAGCGACTCGTAGACCTGCTTACCATCAATTTGTAGAACAATCCCGCCTTCCTGCTGGATATGCAGCGGATGACGGGGTTGGACTGCATTTTATTGGAGATCAGTTGAGCGCGATCGTGAGTTCTCGACCGGATGCAAAAGCCTATCGAGTTAAGAAAATCGGCGATTCAGTTCATGAAACGCCTTTACAACCTCGTTACTTAGGTGATTCTTCTATACAGAAATAA
- a CDS encoding ATP-binding protein, which produces MTGQSMVSSPEAGLLSRVTDWVRRSQSLSETLTTTVTEVGQFLNCDRVKIYQFLPDETGRVVAEWIREQRLPSLLGLTFPADDIPPRAREVFIKTRARSIVNLAERAIGQTGVDPTAPEEIRYRPLDSCHAEYLTAMGVKSSLVMPILQETVLWGLLVVHHAKPQSVAEEQVQALQMVVDLLTVAIAQFNLTDQARAKAERESVLNQICGLLHSLSTIELQAALECTVSAFKGSGGRLWVYAKSLAAELHSPRDPQLPSNCVRLFQFGSQPKMPESAPFALLEEYGAWKERFQSEQDSIWAIANLYKEPMLRNLQPAFRSTNIRGLMIIPLWYRQQLLGYLTVFRDEIETEILWAGRVDPDQRQLYPRQSFEVWKETYQGQIEPWTEIDLEFACAIAQQFTTAIQQYETHQQLQVLNASLELQVQERTARLEQLLQQTSHQAEQLTEALSTLQQTQSQLIQTEKMSSLGQLVAGVAHEINNPVNFIHGNISHLNTYVTDLLSLIDAYQMYYPNPRSEIVEQADEIDLEFLREDFPRTLSSLQVGTDRIRQIVLSLRNFSRLDQAECKAVDIHEGIDNTLLILQHRLSSESKVIKEYGDLPLIECYAGQLNQVFMNLLSNAIDALEETNSQTPQIWITTKLVEPDRVAICIRDNGSGIPENVRSRIFDPFFTTKPIGKGTGMGLAISYEIVVQKHGGTIQCISELNHGTEFWIELPVRQE; this is translated from the coding sequence ATGACGGGTCAGAGCATGGTTTCGAGTCCAGAGGCAGGATTGTTAAGTCGAGTCACCGATTGGGTTCGGCGATCGCAGTCTCTTTCAGAAACACTCACGACTACCGTGACTGAAGTGGGACAGTTCTTGAACTGCGATCGCGTCAAAATTTACCAATTTTTGCCGGATGAAACCGGGCGTGTCGTCGCCGAATGGATTCGTGAGCAGCGTTTACCGTCGTTACTGGGCTTGACCTTTCCGGCGGATGATATTCCGCCTCGTGCGAGAGAAGTGTTTATCAAAACTCGTGCTCGATCGATTGTGAATCTAGCAGAGCGCGCAATTGGTCAAACGGGAGTCGATCCGACTGCACCAGAAGAAATTCGCTATCGTCCCCTAGATTCGTGTCACGCAGAATATCTGACGGCAATGGGCGTGAAATCCTCTTTAGTGATGCCGATTCTGCAAGAGACAGTTCTCTGGGGATTGCTAGTTGTGCATCATGCTAAACCGCAATCTGTCGCTGAAGAGCAAGTTCAAGCGCTCCAAATGGTGGTGGATTTACTCACGGTTGCGATCGCGCAATTTAATCTCACAGACCAAGCCCGCGCAAAAGCAGAGCGTGAATCTGTTTTGAATCAAATTTGTGGATTGCTGCATTCCCTTTCGACGATCGAACTTCAAGCGGCTTTAGAATGTACGGTTTCTGCCTTTAAGGGTTCGGGTGGACGGCTCTGGGTTTATGCAAAATCTCTGGCTGCTGAGCTACATTCGCCGCGTGATCCACAGCTTCCCAGTAACTGTGTGCGATTGTTCCAATTCGGTAGCCAGCCGAAAATGCCCGAAAGTGCTCCGTTTGCACTGCTAGAAGAATACGGTGCGTGGAAAGAGCGCTTTCAATCTGAGCAAGATTCCATTTGGGCGATCGCGAATCTCTACAAAGAGCCGATGCTGAGAAATCTTCAGCCTGCGTTTCGTTCAACAAACATTCGCGGATTGATGATCATCCCCTTATGGTATCGACAGCAATTGCTCGGATATCTGACCGTGTTTCGAGATGAGATTGAGACTGAAATTCTTTGGGCAGGACGTGTTGATCCCGATCAGCGACAACTTTATCCGCGTCAGTCATTTGAAGTTTGGAAAGAAACTTATCAGGGACAGATTGAACCTTGGACGGAGATCGATTTAGAGTTTGCTTGTGCGATCGCTCAACAGTTCACGACTGCGATTCAGCAATACGAAACGCATCAACAGTTACAGGTTTTGAACGCCAGCTTAGAACTTCAAGTGCAAGAGCGAACTGCCCGATTAGAACAACTATTACAGCAAACTAGCCATCAGGCAGAGCAATTAACAGAAGCGCTGTCAACCTTACAGCAAACTCAAAGCCAACTGATTCAAACTGAAAAGATGTCAAGTTTGGGTCAGTTAGTCGCGGGTGTGGCTCATGAGATTAACAATCCAGTGAACTTTATTCATGGAAATATCAGTCACCTCAATACTTATGTCACTGATCTCCTTTCGCTGATTGATGCTTATCAGATGTATTATCCGAATCCGCGATCGGAGATTGTCGAGCAAGCAGACGAGATCGATTTGGAGTTTTTGCGTGAAGACTTTCCCAGGACTTTATCTTCGCTACAGGTTGGAACAGATCGAATTCGCCAAATTGTGCTCTCACTGCGGAACTTTTCAAGACTAGATCAAGCGGAATGTAAAGCGGTTGATATTCACGAGGGCATTGATAACACGCTCTTGATTTTGCAACATCGTCTGAGTTCAGAGAGCAAGGTGATCAAAGAGTACGGAGATCTACCACTGATTGAATGTTATGCGGGGCAACTGAATCAAGTGTTCATGAATCTTCTGAGTAATGCGATCGATGCTCTTGAAGAAACTAACTCACAAACGCCCCAAATCTGGATTACCACAAAGTTAGTCGAGCCGGATCGGGTTGCGATTTGCATTCGAGATAATGGAAGTGGCATTCCAGAAAATGTGCGATCGCGAATCTTTGATCCATTTTTCACCACAAAACCGATCGGCAAAGGAACTGGAATGGGGCTTGCTATTAGCTATGAAATTGTGGTTCAGAAACATGGAGGCACCATTCAATGTATTTCTGAACTGAATCACGGTACGGAGTTTTGGATCGAATTGCCGGTTCGCCAGGAATAA
- a CDS encoding DUF4168 domain-containing protein yields MIQRLLIGGCTILVAGLVSLPVRAQQTPQAPRPAQTTNQTVTPAETRQFANAVKQVLAISRQSEDQAVKAIRSEGLTEQRFDEIFRSERNPQQKPSKPVEASEKQKYDRALAKLVQLGKDNDAKVESAVKKEGLDVPRFNQIFQVVRSNPQLRQQVQQLIQQN; encoded by the coding sequence ATGATTCAGCGACTATTGATCGGCGGATGTACAATCCTGGTCGCGGGCTTAGTTTCGCTTCCGGTTCGTGCTCAACAAACTCCGCAAGCTCCCAGACCTGCTCAAACCACGAATCAAACGGTGACACCCGCAGAAACTCGTCAATTTGCGAATGCGGTGAAACAGGTGTTAGCCATTAGCCGCCAGTCGGAAGACCAAGCGGTTAAAGCGATTCGGAGCGAGGGACTCACTGAGCAGCGATTCGATGAGATTTTCCGTTCAGAGCGTAATCCTCAGCAAAAACCGTCGAAACCCGTCGAAGCAAGTGAGAAACAGAAATACGATCGAGCACTGGCGAAATTGGTGCAATTGGGCAAAGACAATGATGCTAAGGTCGAAAGCGCTGTGAAGAAAGAAGGATTGGATGTTCCTCGCTTCAATCAGATTTTTCAGGTTGTGCGATCGAATCCCCAGTTACGTCAACAGGTGCAGCAATTGATTCAGCAAAATTAG
- a CDS encoding GAF domain-containing protein, translating into MKEFSSKTDRDSAISLTPSAPHSIQFTLDRFGTIINTNDRCLIQLGYSSQDLIGRSISSLFHIRDRSRLHSALSEGFQHSNLRSSLIFSLIRENRQSIDVIAEIDTFEDSHHVTFIVLTCKLLNSQNHFEQTPEQTALEALQYQQNREQLISAIALRIRESLDLNTILYRTVEEVRLFLDTDRVLIYRFEPDWSGTIAVESVNSPWEAILGRNFQDPCFTETHIRQYQNGRIQVVGDIHAANLQPCHQELLASLQVRANLVVPIVSEMQLWGLLIAQHCQGARHWQSSTVDLLKQLATQVGIAVQQAELLNRVQDINAQLELQVEERTRKLQQILNFEKLARRITEKVRDTLDENQILQSVTQELTQVLKLDRALVERYDDPSFVAPNDTSTAHLACSIVDDQGILGDLWLIRDRMFEQDEIDFVQQIANQCAIAIRQARLYQTVQTKAEGLETLIRLKDEFLTSITHELRTPISSISLATQTLQKVLELKGALTSDNPTVIRTIEILERECQREIRSIDNLLTLSYLDAGEMINPIKIDLNVWLPRAAAPFRDRASTRQQQFKIDIHKQLPLLKTDLTYLERILVELLNNAYKYTPANGDIVVRAIAINNQLQLCVSNSSAEMTPEQLQRIFEKFYRIPDRDIWEASGAGLGLAVVKKLTERLGATIAVESSRDRTAFTLTFDQSR; encoded by the coding sequence GTGAAAGAGTTTTCCTCAAAGACAGACCGCGACAGTGCCATCTCACTCACACCCTCGGCACCGCACTCGATTCAATTCACGCTCGATCGCTTTGGCACGATTATTAACACCAACGATCGATGCCTGATACAGTTGGGCTACTCCTCACAAGACCTAATCGGGCGATCAATATCTAGTCTATTTCATATTCGCGATCGATCAAGGTTACACAGCGCACTTTCCGAAGGATTTCAGCATTCTAATCTGCGTTCATCCCTCATCTTCTCGCTGATTCGTGAGAATAGACAAAGCATTGATGTCATCGCTGAAATTGATACCTTTGAAGATTCGCATCACGTTACTTTTATTGTACTAACCTGCAAACTCTTGAATTCACAAAATCATTTTGAGCAAACCCCAGAACAAACTGCATTAGAAGCGCTTCAGTATCAGCAAAATCGAGAACAACTAATTAGCGCGATCGCGCTACGGATTCGAGAATCGCTGGATTTGAACACGATTCTATATCGGACAGTCGAAGAAGTGCGGCTGTTTCTCGATACCGATCGCGTTTTGATTTATCGCTTTGAACCGGATTGGAGTGGCACGATCGCTGTTGAATCGGTGAATTCGCCTTGGGAAGCGATTTTGGGCAGAAATTTTCAAGATCCTTGCTTCACAGAGACTCACATTCGACAGTACCAAAATGGACGCATTCAAGTCGTGGGTGATATCCATGCAGCAAACTTACAGCCCTGTCACCAAGAACTGCTTGCTTCACTCCAAGTTCGAGCGAATTTGGTTGTGCCGATCGTGTCTGAGATGCAACTTTGGGGATTATTAATCGCTCAACATTGTCAAGGTGCACGTCATTGGCAGTCCTCGACCGTTGATCTGTTAAAACAATTAGCCACCCAAGTTGGAATTGCGGTTCAACAAGCAGAGTTACTGAATCGAGTTCAAGATATTAATGCTCAGCTAGAACTTCAAGTCGAAGAACGGACTCGGAAACTACAGCAGATTCTAAACTTTGAAAAACTTGCTAGAAGAATCACCGAAAAGGTTCGCGACACCTTGGATGAAAATCAAATTTTGCAATCGGTCACACAAGAGCTAACACAGGTTTTGAAACTCGATCGAGCATTGGTTGAGCGTTACGATGATCCAAGTTTTGTCGCTCCCAATGATACAAGCACCGCTCACTTAGCTTGTTCAATTGTGGATGACCAAGGAATTTTAGGCGATCTTTGGCTGATTCGCGATCGCATGTTTGAACAAGATGAGATCGATTTTGTGCAACAGATTGCCAATCAATGCGCGATCGCGATTCGTCAAGCTCGCCTTTATCAAACGGTTCAAACTAAAGCGGAAGGTTTAGAGACACTAATTCGACTCAAAGACGAATTTCTTACCAGCATCACTCATGAGCTTCGCACACCGATTAGTAGTATTTCGCTTGCAACTCAAACCTTGCAAAAAGTTTTAGAGCTTAAAGGTGCGCTTACTTCAGACAATCCGACTGTGATTCGGACGATCGAGATTCTAGAGCGCGAATGCCAACGTGAGATTCGATCGATTGATAACTTACTCACGTTGTCTTACTTAGATGCAGGTGAAATGATCAACCCGATTAAAATCGATCTCAATGTTTGGCTTCCTCGCGCCGCTGCACCCTTTCGCGATCGCGCTTCCACTCGTCAGCAACAATTCAAAATCGACATTCACAAACAACTTCCGCTTCTAAAAACCGATTTAACTTATCTAGAGCGAATCTTGGTGGAGTTGCTCAACAATGCTTACAAGTACACACCCGCAAACGGCGATATTGTTGTAAGAGCGATCGCGATCAACAATCAATTACAACTCTGTGTGAGCAACTCCAGTGCAGAAATGACCCCTGAACAGTTACAGCGAATTTTTGAAAAGTTCTATCGAATTCCCGATCGCGATATCTGGGAAGCGAGTGGAGCCGGACTCGGACTCGCTGTGGTGAAGAAATTAACCGAACGATTGGGAGCGACGATCGCAGTGGAAAGCAGCCGCGATCGAACTGCTTTCACACTCACATTCGATCAGTCGCGGTAG
- a CDS encoding response regulator encodes MSNRLSNQHPLRALVVDDDLDSVILLTTVLEMYGIDVIAATCATQAMNRIRSLPDILIADLAMPLMDGFDLIRQVRALPQNQGGEIPAIAVSAWAAIEAQERAIASGFQRFLGKPYQHDELIDMVSQLTGWKVTEFAA; translated from the coding sequence ATGAGCAATCGACTTTCTAACCAGCACCCCCTTCGGGCATTGGTTGTAGACGACGACTTGGATTCGGTCATTCTCTTAACAACGGTGCTGGAAATGTATGGAATCGATGTGATTGCTGCGACCTGTGCAACTCAGGCAATGAATCGCATTCGATCGCTGCCAGATATTTTGATTGCAGATTTGGCGATGCCGTTGATGGATGGCTTTGATCTGATCCGGCAAGTTCGAGCATTACCCCAGAATCAGGGTGGAGAGATTCCAGCGATCGCGGTTTCTGCCTGGGCTGCGATCGAGGCTCAAGAAAGAGCGATCGCTTCTGGATTCCAAAGATTTTTGGGGAAGCCATATCAGCACGATGAATTGATCGATATGGTGTCCCAGTTGACAGGCTGGAAAGTCACAGAATTTGCAGCGTGA
- a CDS encoding SDR family oxidoreductase: MASTVIITGASQGIGRATAKRFAENGYNLVLASRNVDRLNITAEELKSIAPRVTAIPTDTRDANQVKTMIDRAISEYGSIDVLVNNAGIYISGPADSFSLEDWHTAIDTNLWGYIHTIHALLPHFISQGRGMIVNVISSGGKVPIPYLVPYTTSKFGLTGLTQSLQSELSPKGITVCGIYPNLINSEFMERAIFRGKDEEDAIARRKQLEQVLSVPVVEKPDDVAKSILDAVKHKKTEVVVGSAGASVISQRLFPDVLQWVMRRTFKNSDKDY, from the coding sequence ATGGCTTCTACAGTTATTATCACTGGCGCGTCTCAAGGGATTGGAAGAGCGACCGCGAAACGGTTTGCTGAAAACGGGTACAATTTGGTGCTTGCTTCTCGGAACGTTGATCGCTTAAACATAACGGCTGAGGAATTAAAGTCGATCGCACCTAGAGTGACTGCAATTCCAACCGATACCCGTGATGCAAATCAAGTGAAAACGATGATCGATCGCGCTATTTCTGAGTATGGCTCGATCGATGTTTTAGTCAATAATGCGGGGATTTATATTTCAGGTCCAGCGGATAGCTTCTCGCTCGAAGATTGGCATACTGCGATCGATACAAACCTTTGGGGTTATATTCATACGATTCATGCCCTGTTGCCGCATTTTATTTCTCAAGGGCGCGGCATGATTGTGAATGTGATTTCATCGGGTGGCAAGGTTCCGATCCCCTATCTTGTGCCGTATACGACGAGCAAATTTGGACTCACGGGATTGACGCAAAGCTTACAGTCTGAGCTATCGCCGAAAGGAATTACGGTGTGTGGAATCTATCCGAATTTGATCAACAGCGAATTTATGGAGCGGGCGATCTTTCGCGGGAAGGATGAGGAAGATGCGATCGCACGTCGGAAACAATTAGAGCAGGTTCTGAGTGTTCCTGTGGTTGAAAAGCCGGATGATGTGGCGAAGTCGATTCTTGATGCGGTGAAGCATAAGAAAACAGAAGTGGTTGTCGGGTCTGCGGGGGCTTCGGTGATTTCGCAGCGGCTTTTCCCGGATGTTTTACAGTGGGTGATGCGACGAACGTTTAAGAACAGCGATAAGGATTATTAA
- the crtW gene encoding beta-carotene ketolase CrtW — MVSFRSAPIQPAQDFGIYVDRGVFVALSVIGTWAASLAVLLTANVAEMPLPVILAAMAVQTFLYTGLFITAHDAMHGAVSPSNRKLNDFIGSVALRVYALFSLKEMIRTHWEHHAHPASELDPDYHNGKNKNFFSWYSYFMVRYWSWTRIIGLVAAYHIMHRVFHISEMNLTLFWMIPSIASSIQLFFFGTFLPHREPAGGYQNESRAQSSNWSPLWSFITCYHFGYHLEHHERPDLAWWQLPGLHQRRLRQEH, encoded by the coding sequence GTGGTTTCTTTCCGTTCCGCCCCGATCCAGCCTGCTCAAGATTTTGGAATTTATGTCGATCGCGGTGTTTTCGTCGCGCTGTCGGTGATTGGCACTTGGGCTGCAAGTCTAGCAGTTTTGCTGACGGCAAATGTTGCAGAGATGCCACTTCCAGTCATTCTTGCTGCGATGGCAGTTCAAACTTTTTTATACACAGGATTATTCATCACGGCTCACGATGCGATGCACGGCGCTGTTTCTCCCAGCAATCGTAAACTCAATGATTTTATTGGATCTGTTGCGCTTCGCGTTTATGCGTTGTTCTCACTAAAAGAAATGATCCGGACGCATTGGGAGCATCATGCTCATCCGGCTTCCGAACTCGATCCCGATTATCATAACGGTAAAAATAAGAATTTCTTTTCTTGGTACTCCTATTTCATGGTGCGCTACTGGAGTTGGACGCGGATTATCGGTTTAGTTGCGGCATACCACATCATGCACCGGGTGTTTCACATTTCTGAAATGAACTTGACGCTGTTTTGGATGATTCCGTCGATCGCAAGTTCGATTCAACTGTTCTTCTTTGGTACGTTTCTACCGCATCGTGAGCCTGCTGGCGGTTATCAAAACGAAAGTCGCGCTCAAAGTAGCAATTGGTCGCCGCTCTGGTCGTTTATCACCTGCTATCACTTCGGCTATCATTTAGAGCATCATGAGCGCCCGGATCTTGCCTGGTGGCAGCTTCCCGGACTGCATCAACGGCGATTAAGGCAGGAACACTAA